The following are encoded together in the Holophagales bacterium genome:
- a CDS encoding PAS domain-containing protein, translating into MNASTGAGPQIAPPSSSWVRDLLGSAGAAAATVLLLFLVFEGLEQSFVRSEASRRLLHYARGISAGLVTASVVGLLGYRQHKARARLLREEAARRATEARDIRALLGFIVDATPSALVVLDPAYRVVRANRAAEAVHGPGLAGRLCHDALAACATRCDECPAAATFADGTAKACARPHTDPRTGEVLAVESHPLDLPDGRRHVLLVERIVTEQKKLQARLVHQEKMAAFGLLAAGVAHDLGNPLASIEAQLQLLDGTRLDDEPAAVMATVRQEVGRLGRILRELVDFARRRRDEATLVSVQAVTEDALRLLRHDRRARNVTVETSFDPETPPVKMVEDHLMQVVLNLLLNAVDAMPDGGTLRLEVTPSGGDVALRVHDTGSGMDRTVLGRCFEPLFTTKGSGQGTGLGLSISRDILQESGGHIELHSTLGHGTTAVVSLPAAVVERATADTGRAA; encoded by the coding sequence ATGAACGCTTCCACCGGCGCCGGCCCGCAGATCGCTCCGCCCTCCTCCTCGTGGGTGCGGGACCTCCTGGGATCCGCTGGCGCGGCGGCTGCGACCGTGCTCCTCCTCTTCCTCGTGTTCGAGGGGCTCGAGCAGTCGTTCGTTCGGAGCGAAGCCTCACGGCGGCTTCTGCACTACGCGCGGGGTATCTCCGCCGGCCTCGTGACGGCGTCGGTCGTGGGGCTCCTGGGCTATCGCCAGCACAAGGCGAGGGCCCGGCTCCTGCGTGAGGAGGCAGCGCGGCGCGCGACGGAAGCTCGCGACATCCGGGCGCTCCTCGGTTTCATCGTGGACGCCACGCCCTCCGCTCTCGTCGTCCTCGATCCGGCCTACCGCGTCGTGCGAGCCAACCGCGCCGCCGAGGCCGTACACGGGCCGGGCCTGGCGGGGCGCCTCTGCCACGACGCCCTGGCCGCGTGCGCGACGAGGTGCGACGAGTGCCCCGCGGCCGCGACGTTCGCCGACGGCACGGCGAAGGCCTGCGCGCGTCCGCACACCGACCCGCGGACCGGCGAGGTCCTGGCGGTGGAGAGCCACCCGCTCGACCTGCCCGACGGTCGCCGGCACGTCCTCCTCGTCGAGCGGATCGTCACCGAGCAGAAGAAGCTCCAGGCGCGCCTCGTTCACCAGGAGAAGATGGCGGCGTTCGGGCTCCTGGCCGCCGGGGTCGCGCACGACCTCGGCAACCCGCTCGCGTCGATCGAGGCGCAGCTTCAGCTCCTGGACGGGACCCGCCTCGACGACGAGCCGGCCGCCGTCATGGCGACGGTCCGGCAGGAGGTGGGCCGCCTGGGCCGGATCCTCCGGGAGCTCGTCGACTTCGCCCGGCGCCGCCGCGACGAGGCGACGCTCGTCTCGGTGCAGGCCGTGACGGAGGACGCGCTGCGCCTCCTGAGGCACGACCGCCGGGCCCGGAACGTGACGGTCGAGACGAGCTTCGACCCCGAGACGCCGCCTGTGAAGATGGTGGAAGACCACCTGATGCAGGTCGTGCTGAACCTCCTCCTGAACGCGGTCGACGCCATGCCCGACGGCGGAACGCTTCGGCTCGAGGTGACGCCGTCGGGCGGCGACGTGGCGCTCCGCGTCCACGACACGGGCTCCGGCATGGACCGGACGGTCCTCGGGCGGTGTTTCGAGCCGCTCTTCACCACGAAGGGATCCGGTCAGGGGACGGGCCTGGGCCTCAGCATCTCTCGCGACATCCTTCAGGAGTCCGGAGGCCACATCGAGCTGCACAGCACGT